A section of the Paenibacillus odorifer genome encodes:
- a CDS encoding sensor histidine kinase, with product MILLLPTLMVGIWEVVRHQFLMPYISMDLGNYLTPVLVFLFTLVLLVPMFSLMERNQRELEQERALKEAMKAREGLAKELHDGMAQSLFLLSVKIDRLEASRRNGEVSEENVDQIKKTVHEVNRYVRQAIANLKVPVSEQHSFSLEQSVKDQLAQMANEIMIEVSLDWSLQDEALSPSEKAELLSCIREAIINVRKHTRAAKVSITGAGTEKNWSVAIVDNGEGFQQDPFEVNGSYGLQIMKERVEGMGWKLQVSSGNTGTNVEITKGGGSL from the coding sequence ATGATCCTGTTACTGCCAACGCTAATGGTAGGGATCTGGGAGGTCGTGCGCCATCAGTTTCTAATGCCTTATATTTCGATGGATCTGGGGAATTATTTGACACCTGTTCTCGTATTTTTGTTCACTCTTGTATTGCTCGTCCCTATGTTTTCGCTTATGGAGCGGAATCAGCGGGAGCTGGAGCAGGAACGTGCGCTCAAAGAGGCAATGAAAGCCCGGGAAGGGCTAGCTAAGGAACTGCATGATGGGATGGCGCAATCTTTATTTCTTTTATCTGTCAAAATAGATCGTTTGGAAGCAAGCCGCAGGAATGGGGAAGTCAGCGAAGAAAATGTGGATCAGATCAAAAAGACCGTCCACGAGGTGAACCGTTATGTTCGGCAGGCGATCGCTAATCTGAAGGTACCAGTGTCTGAGCAGCACTCTTTTTCATTGGAACAGTCGGTTAAAGATCAGCTTGCTCAAATGGCTAACGAGATTATGATTGAAGTTTCCTTGGATTGGAGTCTACAGGATGAAGCCCTCTCTCCTTCGGAAAAAGCAGAGCTACTATCTTGTATCCGAGAGGCTATTATTAATGTGCGTAAGCATACAAGAGCGGCGAAGGTTTCTATCACGGGTGCAGGCACTGAGAAAAACTGGAGCGTGGCGATTGTCGACAATGGCGAAGGATTTCAGCAAGACCCTTTTGAGGTAAACGGAAGTTACGGCCTTCAGATCATGAAGGAACGTGTCGAAGGAATGGGTTGGAAGCTTCAGGTGAGCTCCGGCAATACGGGGACAAATGTGGAAATTACGAAAGGAGGGGGAAGTTTATGA
- a CDS encoding response regulator, whose translation MSRYRVLVVDDHAHAREAMCEILSMDDSFEVIGVVESGPEAIAFTAQWMPDLILIDIQMPEMDGLETTRRIKQEYPYVKIVIVTVSDEISHLLEALKQGAQGYLLKNLAPSTWIEYLQAIVNEEAPLSRELAFQILKEFTVPSVTDEGESLTAREKEILSCVSSGSTNKEIAISLSISEHTVKNHLKNILQKLQLQNRTQLTRYALEQGLASRKRDFPR comes from the coding sequence ATGAGCCGGTACCGGGTTTTGGTTGTGGATGATCATGCGCATGCGCGTGAGGCGATGTGTGAGATTTTGTCCATGGATGATAGTTTTGAGGTCATTGGTGTAGTGGAGAGTGGTCCTGAGGCGATCGCGTTCACGGCCCAGTGGATGCCTGATCTCATTCTTATCGACATTCAGATGCCGGAGATGGACGGGCTGGAGACTACTCGCCGGATCAAGCAGGAATATCCCTATGTCAAAATCGTTATCGTTACGGTATCGGACGAAATTTCCCACCTCCTCGAAGCGCTGAAGCAAGGTGCACAAGGGTACTTATTGAAGAATCTGGCACCTTCCACCTGGATTGAATATTTGCAAGCCATTGTGAATGAAGAAGCACCGCTAAGCCGGGAGCTGGCTTTTCAAATCCTGAAAGAATTTACCGTTCCTTCAGTAACGGACGAAGGAGAGTCATTGACGGCAAGGGAGAAGGAGATTTTAAGCTGTGTGTCTTCCGGATCGACGAATAAAGAGATTGCCATAAGCCTGTCGATTTCGGAGCATACCGTAAAAAACCATCTGAAAAACATCCTTCAAAAGCTTCAACTCCAAAATCGTACGCAGCTGACGCGTTATGCTCTGGAGCAGGGGCTTGCTTCACGTAAACGTGATTTTCCGCGGTAA
- a CDS encoding DUF1775 domain-containing protein: protein MNRLSRKIMTLFAPAAATLLLFAAVASAHVTVAPAQSSTGAWETYTLKVPSEKDVATVQVDLRIPAGAEFKQYEATPGWDVTIEGNKVSWIANGEGIKAGQFQRFYFTAKNPDTAGDIAWDAYQHYADGSLVQWSGEAGTESPHSITSIVQASGGNEHSHGSSDNGMSMEEHNAIMESENNSTSVNPMVYIALGISLLAFLIATISILRGRKE from the coding sequence ATGAACAGATTATCTCGCAAAATAATGACACTATTCGCACCAGCCGCTGCAACACTTCTGTTGTTCGCAGCCGTGGCAAGCGCACACGTAACCGTGGCACCAGCACAATCCAGTACCGGAGCATGGGAGACTTACACACTTAAAGTCCCTTCAGAAAAAGATGTAGCGACTGTACAAGTTGATCTACGTATCCCGGCAGGTGCCGAGTTCAAGCAATATGAGGCTACACCGGGCTGGGATGTTACCATTGAGGGGAACAAAGTTAGCTGGATAGCTAATGGAGAAGGAATTAAAGCAGGACAATTCCAACGTTTCTATTTCACAGCGAAGAACCCTGATACTGCAGGTGACATTGCTTGGGATGCTTATCAGCATTATGCCGATGGCAGCTTGGTGCAGTGGTCTGGTGAGGCAGGAACAGAAAGTCCGCATTCTATTACTTCGATTGTGCAAGCCTCCGGTGGGAATGAACATTCTCACGGTTCCAGTGACAATGGCATGAGTATGGAAGAACATAATGCCATCATGGAAAGCGAGAACAACTCAACCAGTGTCAACCCAATGGTCTATATCGCATTAGGGATCTCTTTACTAGCCTTTTTAATAGCAACCATAAGTATATTGCGCGGGCGGAAAGAGTAA
- a CDS encoding CotH kinase family protein, which produces MKTRGKSILLSFCCLLLVIAVAGCQNASPSATNNPTSDAQDKVISSDEKKLDEQVFPKDKVVDVKITLDPDDFQDMLDNASAEEYKMASVEYNGMKYDNVAVRTKGNLSLRSVVQMTDSDRYSFKISFDEYVNQNLFGITKINLNNNYSDASYMREFLTYELAESVGLPTPKYSFVNVYVNDELKGFYLAVEQIGDAYLERNFGNTYGALYKGIMTGQGSDLTWLGDDPALYTGLEMKSDKSNDDILVDMLNELNNGTDYEKYIDVEESLKYIALNAVTGNMDSYLGGNKQNYYLYEDDGVFSILPWDYNMAFGGMGSADVLIDEPTQGALAERPLIAKLLANEEYKTKYHEIVSEMITGYLADDTFQARIDELNTMISSYVKADPSAFYTFEQYENGIKAVETFMSNMATSIQQQLDGTIPSSGDGSGSGGGMGGGMGGGGFGGGAKNGAAQGAAGAGQATGADGATGNTGANAAAANTGGQAATDGQTAQGGAGGEPGAMGGPAVPNAGDGPGSNSQATAGGQTTQTGQTAQDGQNNTNGQAAQGGFDGGAGGEPGAMGGPAFPEGGGNGPGGGGMGGGGFGGGMPGGMGGGDFGGAGTMQQKGSTSEAITTGVAILLLILTAAFVTYYKRKRL; this is translated from the coding sequence ATGAAAACCAGAGGTAAGTCAATCCTGCTGAGTTTTTGCTGCCTGCTGCTGGTCATCGCCGTAGCCGGGTGTCAGAACGCAAGTCCGTCTGCAACAAATAATCCAACGTCTGATGCTCAAGACAAGGTCATTTCGAGCGATGAGAAAAAGCTAGACGAGCAGGTCTTTCCAAAAGATAAGGTAGTGGATGTCAAAATCACTTTGGACCCGGACGATTTTCAGGATATGCTGGATAATGCCAGTGCAGAAGAATATAAAATGGCTTCCGTAGAGTACAACGGTATGAAATACGATAATGTAGCTGTACGGACCAAAGGAAATCTCAGTCTCAGAAGCGTAGTACAGATGACAGACTCTGACCGCTACAGCTTCAAAATTTCTTTTGATGAGTATGTTAACCAGAATTTATTCGGCATTACTAAAATCAATCTTAATAATAATTACAGCGATGCTTCTTATATGCGTGAATTTCTGACCTATGAGCTCGCTGAAAGTGTCGGTCTCCCGACGCCGAAATATTCCTTCGTCAATGTGTATGTAAACGATGAACTGAAGGGTTTCTATCTTGCAGTAGAACAGATCGGTGATGCTTATCTGGAACGCAATTTCGGCAACACTTATGGTGCACTTTATAAAGGCATAATGACCGGTCAGGGCAGTGATTTGACTTGGCTGGGCGATGATCCAGCCCTCTATACTGGACTAGAAATGAAATCCGATAAGTCCAACGATGATATTCTTGTCGACATGCTGAATGAGCTAAATAACGGCACCGATTATGAAAAATACATCGACGTAGAGGAATCGCTGAAGTATATCGCTCTAAATGCGGTCACGGGTAATATGGACAGTTATTTAGGTGGAAATAAGCAGAATTATTACTTATATGAAGACGATGGAGTCTTCTCGATTCTACCGTGGGATTATAATATGGCTTTTGGCGGCATGGGAAGCGCAGATGTGTTAATTGACGAGCCTACCCAAGGTGCGTTGGCAGAACGCCCGCTGATTGCGAAACTACTCGCTAATGAGGAATACAAAACGAAATATCACGAAATTGTTAGTGAGATGATTACTGGCTATCTAGCGGACGATACGTTCCAGGCTCGGATTGATGAGCTGAACACGATGATTTCCAGCTATGTCAAAGCGGATCCATCCGCCTTCTACACTTTCGAACAGTATGAAAATGGGATAAAGGCTGTTGAGACCTTCATGTCGAACATGGCCACAAGTATCCAGCAGCAGCTCGACGGCACCATTCCTTCATCCGGTGACGGATCAGGAAGTGGTGGCGGCATGGGTGGTGGCATGGGCGGCGGTGGCTTTGGTGGCGGCGCTAAAAATGGTGCAGCTCAAGGCGCTGCGGGTGCTGGGCAGGCCACAGGTGCGGATGGCGCTACTGGTAATACTGGCGCAAACGCAGCTGCAGCAAATACCGGAGGGCAAGCGGCTACGGATGGACAGACTGCTCAGGGTGGTGCAGGTGGTGAGCCTGGTGCCATGGGCGGACCGGCTGTCCCTAATGCCGGCGATGGTCCTGGCAGTAACTCACAAGCAACTGCGGGTGGGCAGACTACACAAACAGGGCAAACTGCTCAAGACGGACAAAACAACACTAACGGCCAAGCTGCTCAAGGTGGATTTGACGGCGGCGCGGGTGGTGAGCCTGGAGCTATGGGCGGACCCGCTTTCCCTGAAGGCGGCGGAAATGGTCCTGGTGGTGGCGGCATGGGCGGCGGTGGCTTTGGTGGCGGTATGCCTGGTGGTATGGGCGGTGGCGACTTTGGTGGTGCTGGTACTATGCAGCAAAAAGGCAGCACGAGTGAAGCCATCACCACTGGCGTCGCCATCCTTCTCCTAATACTAACCGCTGCTTTCGTAACCTACTACAAACGCAAACGGCTGTAG
- a CDS encoding DUF4956 domain-containing protein: protein MNASLAPLAATTTTTDTTNNFSDIIKNSVIDNFVSDISISKMLITLGVAFLIGYFIYLLYKRVFSGVLYSKSFNVSLMGMTMITATVIIAINSNLVLSLGMVGALSIVRFRTPIKDPTDLIFLFWAAVAGIVTGAGFFTLAIIGSIIIGLILFLFIKHSSIETPYLLVINCDSDESEREVHSHITKSVKRYNVKQKTVSANNIELTLELRLDDKVGGFVNTVSDLKGVKNALLISYSGDYVS from the coding sequence ATGAATGCATCACTAGCACCGCTAGCAGCTACAACAACGACTACAGATACTACAAATAATTTTTCGGACATTATTAAAAACTCGGTGATCGACAATTTTGTATCTGATATTAGTATCTCCAAGATGCTGATTACCTTGGGCGTAGCTTTTCTGATCGGATACTTCATTTACCTGCTCTACAAACGTGTCTTTAGCGGTGTTTTATATTCCAAAAGCTTTAACGTCTCACTTATGGGCATGACCATGATTACAGCTACTGTCATTATTGCGATTAACTCTAACCTTGTGCTGTCCCTCGGTATGGTCGGCGCATTGTCCATCGTTCGTTTCAGAACACCAATCAAAGATCCAACTGATCTGATCTTCTTGTTCTGGGCAGCTGTAGCAGGGATTGTAACAGGCGCAGGATTTTTCACCTTGGCTATTATCGGTTCGATCATTATCGGCCTCATTTTGTTCCTGTTCATCAAACACTCTTCTATCGAAACGCCATACTTACTGGTCATTAACTGCGACAGTGATGAAAGTGAACGTGAAGTACACAGCCATATCACCAAATCCGTAAAACGTTACAATGTGAAGCAAAAAACAGTCTCCGCAAACAATATTGAATTGACGCTGGAGCTTCGTCTGGATGATAAAGTAGGCGGCTTTGTCAACACAGTCTCTGACCTAAAAGGTGTCAAAAATGCACTCTTGATCAGCTATAGCGGTGACTATGTATCTTAA
- a CDS encoding polyphosphate polymerase domain-containing protein, whose protein sequence is MNKKLQFRHELKFFINYHQYLILRQRLQSLIDKDQHANESGEYHIRSLYFDDINNTALADKLGGLRERAKYRIRIYNIQDNIIHFEKKIKMDDYIAKIKEPLTRQMYDEIMAGNYEVLNVPDSPLFMELYDQMRHNLLRPKVIVDYVREPYVCHNGNVRITFDKELRTGLHSTDIFDKDLHPIRAIDENFIIFEVKFDEYIPEYIKIALQLEGLNRQSASKYVICRKFLKTNTWEDY, encoded by the coding sequence ATGAATAAGAAGCTTCAATTCCGGCATGAACTTAAATTTTTCATTAACTATCATCAATACCTTATATTACGCCAGCGATTGCAAAGCTTGATTGATAAAGATCAACACGCTAATGAGAGTGGAGAATACCACATTCGGAGTTTGTATTTTGACGATATCAACAACACGGCACTTGCAGACAAGCTCGGCGGTCTCAGAGAGCGGGCCAAATACCGGATTCGCATTTACAACATCCAAGACAACATCATTCACTTTGAGAAAAAAATTAAAATGGACGATTATATCGCCAAAATCAAAGAACCGCTAACACGGCAAATGTACGACGAGATTATGGCGGGCAACTACGAAGTGCTGAACGTCCCGGACAGTCCGCTGTTCATGGAGTTATACGATCAGATGCGCCATAACCTGCTGCGACCCAAGGTCATCGTGGATTATGTTCGCGAGCCTTATGTTTGCCACAACGGCAATGTGCGAATAACGTTCGATAAAGAATTACGTACGGGCCTGCATTCTACGGATATTTTCGATAAGGATTTGCATCCGATTCGGGCGATTGATGAGAACTTCATAATTTTTGAAGTGAAATTTGATGAGTACATTCCGGAGTACATTAAAATCGCGTTGCAGCTTGAGGGACTGAATAGGCAGTCCGCTTCGAAATACGTGATCTGCCGCAAATTCTTAAAAACTAACACTTGGGAGGATTATTGA
- a CDS encoding purple acid phosphatase family protein, with protein MRDYKFAIILGVLVIVVILVAYGLERSKSGSDANSPAPYDLVTTFKGAASTSRAFTWYTSDSSAAGILEIVKGQVSSFANTDVQRVEAKSSSIKTDNGTKGVHKVEATGLEPGTLYTYRVGSGVEGEWSPAAEFTTEEDGLDSVSFINVTDSQGETEEDFKLWGNTLNKAFQTFPEAKFIVHNGDLTEDPEDSAGWDDFFGNVQGWISGIPLMPVTGNHDEVDEDATYYTSHFNLPDNGAKGSIAGTSYSFDYGPVHVTVLNTESNLKKQTEWLKEDLKNTDKKWKIVAMHRPAYGGNSYKKVEDWTDIFDTYQVDLVLQGHNHEYSRSYPLRGGKIVLEGEISKGAKRGTVYVVTNASGGKFNEKKEDQFYHAVHFQNNKQMFAGINVTGDTLTYQAYDVDGELLDEFVLTH; from the coding sequence ATGAGAGACTATAAATTTGCCATCATCCTAGGAGTGCTTGTGATTGTGGTTATTTTAGTGGCTTATGGGTTGGAACGATCGAAAAGCGGAAGTGATGCAAATTCACCAGCACCGTATGATCTCGTGACTACCTTTAAGGGAGCCGCGAGCACAAGCCGCGCGTTTACTTGGTATACAAGTGATTCTAGTGCAGCAGGCATTCTGGAGATTGTAAAGGGACAGGTGTCCTCTTTTGCAAATACGGATGTACAAAGGGTAGAAGCGAAAAGCAGTTCCATCAAAACAGACAATGGCACCAAAGGTGTTCATAAAGTGGAAGCTACGGGTCTTGAACCCGGGACGTTATATACTTATAGAGTGGGTAGTGGCGTTGAAGGGGAATGGAGTCCGGCAGCGGAATTTACAACGGAAGAAGATGGACTGGACAGTGTGTCTTTTATCAACGTAACGGATTCTCAAGGGGAAACGGAAGAGGATTTTAAGCTGTGGGGGAATACACTGAACAAGGCTTTTCAGACATTTCCTGAAGCCAAATTTATTGTGCATAACGGCGATTTGACGGAGGATCCGGAGGATTCGGCAGGCTGGGATGATTTTTTTGGCAATGTGCAGGGCTGGATTTCAGGGATTCCGTTAATGCCGGTAACAGGCAATCATGATGAGGTGGATGAGGATGCAACGTATTATACTTCACACTTCAACCTGCCGGATAATGGGGCGAAGGGTTCAATTGCAGGTACCTCGTATTCCTTCGATTATGGACCTGTGCATGTAACGGTACTGAATACAGAGAGCAATCTAAAAAAGCAAACGGAATGGCTGAAGGAAGATCTGAAGAACACAGACAAGAAATGGAAAATCGTTGCGATGCACCGTCCGGCTTACGGGGGGAACTCCTATAAGAAAGTTGAAGATTGGACGGATATTTTTGATACGTATCAGGTTGACTTAGTGCTGCAGGGTCATAATCATGAATATTCCAGATCCTACCCGTTACGTGGCGGAAAAATAGTTCTAGAAGGTGAGATTTCCAAAGGTGCTAAACGAGGGACAGTCTATGTTGTGACTAACGCTTCTGGAGGGAAATTTAACGAGAAAAAAGAAGATCAGTTCTATCATGCGGTGCATTTTCAGAACAATAAGCAAATGTTTGCCGGCATTAACGTTACCGGGGATACATTAACCTATCAGGCCTATGATGTGGATGGAGAGCTGCTGGATGAGTTTGTGCTGACACATTGA
- a CDS encoding DUF6612 family protein, with protein MFIRKAVFIGIICMLGLTGCATNTKSGAEGGGDKRAEELLSMSRSELAKQESYTIEMEKQEETSSKSEKSEDKHWSSAVSFHVDYVRNPYTVYLKSETAEGKEREEYISDTEYHTKVMDDLFIKQDDYIPVKEKQMVQRFIDPYDYIDTYQIDSQEIVVTEEEQEYILSMEISSNDASKETLKLMKQNLTDKIKLRYTLDKTTHLPQKVEAEIFTSLKSENLDSESVLTLQTNISHFNGIKEIVMPADTSEE; from the coding sequence ATGTTTATCAGAAAAGCGGTTTTTATCGGTATCATTTGTATGTTAGGTTTGACAGGTTGTGCAACGAACACTAAATCGGGTGCTGAAGGAGGGGGAGATAAGCGTGCAGAGGAGCTGCTCAGCATGTCTCGGAGTGAACTGGCTAAGCAGGAGAGCTACACTATAGAAATGGAGAAACAAGAAGAAACATCAAGCAAATCGGAAAAAAGTGAAGATAAACATTGGTCGAGCGCTGTCTCATTTCATGTCGACTATGTTAGAAATCCTTATACCGTATATCTAAAATCGGAGACTGCGGAAGGGAAGGAACGAGAAGAGTACATATCAGATACTGAATATCATACAAAGGTAATGGATGATTTATTTATCAAGCAAGACGATTATATTCCAGTGAAAGAAAAACAAATGGTACAAAGATTTATTGATCCGTACGATTATATAGACACGTACCAGATAGATTCTCAGGAGATCGTTGTTACTGAAGAGGAACAAGAATACATACTTTCGATGGAGATATCGTCTAATGATGCGAGTAAGGAAACACTCAAATTGATGAAACAGAATTTAACAGACAAAATTAAACTAAGATATACGCTGGATAAAACTACACATTTGCCGCAAAAAGTGGAAGCGGAAATATTCACTTCATTGAAATCAGAAAACTTAGATTCAGAATCAGTGCTCACTTTGCAAACAAATATCAGCCATTTTAATGGTATAAAAGAGATTGTTATGCCTGCAGATACTAGTGAAGAATAG